The DNA window NNNNNNNNNNNNNNNNNNNNNNNNNNNNNNNNNNNNNNNNNNNNNNNNNNNNNNNNNNNNNNNNNNNNNNNNNNNNNNNNNNNNNNNNNNNNNNNNNNNNNNNNNNNNNNNNNNNNNNNNNNNNNNNNNNNNNNNNNNNNNNNNNNNNNNNNNNNNNNNNNNNNNNNNNNNNNNNNNNNNNNNNNNNNNNNNNNNNNNNNNNNNNNNNNNNNNNNNNNNNNNNNNNNNNNNNNNNNNNNNNNNNNNNNNNNNNNNNNNNNNNNNNNNNNNNNNNNNNNNNNNNNNNNNNNNNNNNNNNNNNNNNNNNNNNNNNNNNNNNNNNNNNNNNNNNNNNNNNNNNNNNNNNNNNNNNNNNNNNNNNNNNNNNNNNNNNNNNNNNNNNNNNNNNNNNNNNNNNNNNNNNNNNNNNNNNNNNNNNNNNNNNNNNNNNNNNNNNNNNNNNNNNNNNNNNNNNNNNNNNNNNNNNNNNNNNNNNNNNNNNNNNNNNNNNNNNNNNNNNNNNNNNNNNNNNNNNNNNNNNNNNNNNNNNNNNNNNNNNNNNNNNNNNNNNNNNNNNNNNNNNNNNNNNNNNNNNNNNNNNNNNNNNNNNNNNNNNNNNNNNNNNNNNNNNNNNNNNNNNNNNNNNNNNNNNNNNNNNNNNNNNNNNNNNNNNNNNNNNNNNNNNNNNNNNNNNNNNNNNNNNNNNNNNNNNNNNNNNNNNNNNNNNNNNNNNNNNNNNNNNNNNNNNNNNNNNNNNNNNNNNNNNNNNNNNNNNNNNNNNNNNNNNNNNNNNNNNNNNNNNNNNNNNNNNNNNNNNNNNNNNNNNNNNNNNNNNNNNNNNNNNNNNNNNNNNNNNNNNNNNNNNNNNNNNNNNNNNNNNNNNNNNNNNNNNNNNNNNNNNNNNNNNNNNNNNNNNNNNNNNNNNNNNNNNNNNNNNNNNNNNNNNNNNNNNNNNNNNNNNNNNNNNNNNNNNNNNNNNNNNNNNNNNNNNNNNNNNNNNNNNNNNNNNNNNNNNNNNNNNNNNNNNNNNNNNNNNNNNNNNNNNNNNNNNNNNNNNNNNNNNNNNNNNNNNNNNNNNNNNNNNNNNNNNNNNNNNNNNNNNNNNNNNNNNNNNNNNNNNNNNNNNNNNNNNNNNNNNNNNNNNNNNNNNNNNNNNNNNNNNNNNNNNNNNNNNNNNNNNNNNNNNNNNNNNNNNNNNNNNNNNNNNNNNNNNNNNNNNNNNNNNNNNNNNNNNNNNNNNNNNNNNNNNNNNNNNNNNNNNNNNNNNNNNNNNNNNNNNNNNNNNNNNNNNNNNNNNNNNNNNNNNNNNNNNNNNNNNNNNNNNNNNNNNNNNNNNNNNNNNNNNNNNNNNNNNNNNNNNNNNNNNNNNNNNNNNNNNNNNNNNNNNNNNNNNNNNNNNNNNNNNNNNNNNNNNNNNNNNNNNNNNNNNNNNNNNNNNNNNNNNNNNNNNNNNNNNNNNNNNNNNNNNNNNNNNNNNNNNNNNNNNNNNNNNNNNNNNNNNNNNNNNNNNNNNNNNNNNNNNNNNNNNNNNNNNNNNNNNNNNNNNNNNNNNNNNNNNNNNNNNNNNNNNNNNNNNNNNNNNNNNNNNNNNNNNNNNNNNNNNNNNNNNNNNNNNNNNNNNNNNNNNNNNNNNNNNNNNNNNNNNNNNNNNNNNNNNNNNNNNNNNNNNNNNNNNNNNNNNNNNNNNNNNNNNNNNNNNNNNNNNNNNNNNNNNNNNNNNNNNNNNNNNNNNNNNNNNNNNNNNNNNNNNNNNNNNNNNNNNNNNNNNNNNNNNNNNNNNNNNNNNNNNNNNNNNNNNNNNNNNNNNNNNNNNNNNNNNNNNNNNNNNNNNNNNNNNNNNNNNNNNNNNNNNNNNNNNNNNNNNNNNNNNNNNNNNNNNNNNNNNNNNNNNNNNNNNNNNNNNNNNNNNNNNNNNNNNNNNNNNNNNNNNNNNNNNNNNNNNNNNNNNNNNNNNNNNNNNNNNNNNNNNNNNNNNNNNNNNNNNNNNNNNNNNNNNNNNNNNNNNNNNNNNNNNNNNNNNNNNNNNNNNNNNNNNNNNNNNNNNNNNNNNNNNNNNNNNNNNNNNNNNNNNNNNNNNNNNNNNNNNNNNNNNNNNNNNNNNNNNNNNNNNNNNNNNNNNNNNNNNNNNNNNNNNNNNNNNNNNNNNNNNNNNNNNNNNNNNNNNNNNNNNNNNNNNNNNNNNNNNNNNNNNNNNNNNNNNNNNNNNNNNNNNNNNNNNNNNNNNNNNNNNNNNNNNNNNNNNNNNNNNNNNNNNNNNNNNNNNNNNNNNNNNNNNNNNNNNNNNNNNNNNNNNNNNNNNNNNNNNNNNNNNNNNNNNNNNNNNNNNNNNNNNNNNNNNNNNNNNNNNNNNNNNNNNNNNNNNNNNNNNNNNNNNNNNNNNNNNNNNNNNNNNNNNNNNNNNNNNNNNNNNNNNNNNNNNNNNNNNNNNNNNNNNNNNNNNNNNNNNNNNNNNNNNNNNNNNNNNNNNNNNNNNNNNNNNNNNNNNNNNNNNATAATTGTTCCCCCGCGtggggagaaataaaaatgttacaaaaaaaaaaaaaaaaaaaaagtgcagctACTGCAACGCAACGCAGGATGCAGATCGGTGTTGTGTGGGCACCTCTTACCCCCCCCCACTTGCCTCTCCCTGTTATGCACTACTCCTGTTCGCATTCCCAAACGAACTTTGGGGAACGGTCCGTTTTACCCGTGAGGATCTCCGCGCCGTCTTTGCGCACAACGATGGTATGCTCGAATTGAGCAGAGAATACATACCTAGCATTTGACAAAGTCCAGTTATCCGGCCACATGATAAAGTCACAAGCTCTCTCAGATATAATAGGTTCAATAGTAAACACAAGATTTTCACACATCCGTCTATCATCATCATTTCGtgtatgaataataaaaggTTCTtcatggaaattttttccaatgtTATGTCCACATAAATGGGGAACCACTGCATAACGTACGTgttgattatttttcctgtCTAGGTGGTCTGCTATTGCATCTCCTATAGCACTGAAAGGTACACCTGGCTTACAAACCCGGATGGCTTCCATGGTACACTCATGAGCTGTTCTTATGAggtccatattttttttatgcatgtatattttgAGTTCATCTACGTCAAGCTTCCTTTTGTCGAAGAAGGCGAACCTGTTTTGGTTGTTCTGATTATTTTGGGGCTCCCTCGTTTTTCTGTATATGTACTTCTGGATGTCATCGTAGGTTTGGCTGCTTTGTCGCTTGTTGTAGATGACGTGCTCGTCGTATTGCCGGTGGAATAGCTCGAGGTCGTCCAGGTCGTCCCTCTCGAAGTGGTCCCCCGCCAGGTCGTCCCTCTCGAAGTTGTCCCTCTCCAggtcttccccccccaggTGCGCCGCTCCACCAGCATCGCTGTAATAATCCTCATGGTGCGTGGCTGCGTATCCCCCGAAGTGGCCGCTGCGCAACACTGAATTGGTATTATCGTCGTAGGAGTGGTATTGCTCACTAGGACGGTCCTTCGAGTTGGGTGGGTCGTATTTGATTCTTCTTATGGAGCATTGTTTGCCAGTcttcacaattttattaGTAATGAGGTCAAAGTTATacttcaaaataaatttcgtGTACCTCGTCCGCAGTTTATCAtttaagtatataaaatcgtaaaattttttttttctttttttctcattttttgttaacttaGGAACAAGGAAGCTTTCACACATATCTGCATGAAAGCCATCCTTAAAAACGCTAATGTCTACCTTTACGATATCGTTTTCGTACAGGACGTTATTGTCTGGGATTCCATGACAAAGTATTTCGTTTATCGATATGCACGAGCTCTTGGGGAACAGGTGATAATTGAGAGGAGAGGGATAGTACCCATTATTTATGCACTTATTTAGGATG is part of the Plasmodium cynomolgi strain B DNA, chromosome 1, whole genome shotgun sequence genome and encodes:
- a CDS encoding methionine aminopeptidase (putative); this translates as MKAHTLVLLTWAFLCLSRRGDSIGRVRSGSCADAARTRPRRGFIHLGKHSKGSYAKQRFPHHLNSTTAGEGFSNTVHHDVKKNTQNYSENSPPASFHRYIENMKTRKNVHPSIRITEFDKKFIKCKESYNSRYSHLKDSELFGSFHFVGRQKKGIMSPKYYLPKYVERPNYHRTGTPVYVPYEGEGQVSSSTKGRKSPYPYANIKSEEDIETIRSNCQFARELMDDVSHIICEGVTTNDLDIYILNKCINNGYYPSPLNYHLFPKSSCISINEILCHGIPDNNVLYENDIVKVDISVFKDGFHADMCESFLVPKLTKNEKKRKKKFYDFIYLNDKLRTRYTKFILKYNFDLITNKIVKTGKQCSIRRIKYDPPNSKDRPSEQYHSYDDNTNSVLRSGHFGGYAATHHEDYYSDAGGAAHLGGEDLERDNFERDDLAGDHFERDDLDDLELFHRQYDEHVIYNKRQSSQTYDDIQKYIYRKTREPQNNQNNQNRFAFFDKRKLDVDELKIYMHKKNMDLIRTAHECTMEAIRVCKPGVPFSAIGDAIADHLDRKNNQHVRYAVVPHLCGHNIGKNFHEEPFIIHTRNDDDRRMCENLVFTIEPIISERACDFIMWPDNWTLSNARYVFSAQFEHTIVVRKDGAEILTGKTDRSPKFVWECEQE